A DNA window from Lachancea thermotolerans CBS 6340 chromosome G complete sequence contains the following coding sequences:
- the SGD1 gene encoding Sgd1p (some similarities with uniprot|Q06132 Saccharomyces cerevisiae YLR336C SGD1 Suppressor of Glycerol Defect may be involved in high osmolarity signaling pathway), with amino-acid sequence MRCDEQKSCAQQTLDMSKSHGIRIPGVLLDELKATDYDGDDRFATKKRKQSSQIGRKEKRKQQRMAKKQTRQGHKQESERKGQGHESKGHAKVKNNKNAKKPSKLTEKKRQAAPAKAAKDVSNPFSSDDELSSGDFEEFDEEDLDSEEWEQLRDLEGTDDEDEKAEEEDDDDSHQSVSESSDESEATMTPEETMAALKRAKEKKNAAQTQQARAQHSESEEEEEEEVDEQLSEFDESDSGDDSESQVMTVEETMAALKRAKEKKLQQKHAAKADRREERNGRNIKNAEEAFSGQDESEAEGMTAEETMEALKQAKEKKRKQSKGHASKDSKDEKFATPALSPSELAQAEKDKWDYDYYAKKLGMKGNKKKLKAKDDFDAIGGLLEGLDFFENYTSDEVQSSSGESEEEQSSDGGEDESEPEEGSSDAGKAFSSDDEISEGDFDEFDEEDLDEDEWEQLRELEGGEKPAKSSKKENPYAAPVSAASAYVPPSLRKKNLENVESETAIEVGKKVKSSLNKLSESNITVIVSALNEIYDSYPRQLVNEALAHQTLQIVAHRDKLLDSFIINYAAVVYSLWRLRGTEVGASFIQTWVERLLESYHSEQQRLENEKEHGGPLIASKECNNLIALLSYCYNFGLISCRLVYDLVKVLISTPNEFTTELLLRVISISGQLIRGDDPKALKEIIVELLNSVKTVQQSPRMKFLLEVMSDLKNNRLKPSLLALSHSGLKKQLSNFLSNTATAANDPLQVSLYDINNIETRGKWWLVGASWKGNMDSAFESRNDSKTGSDNAIQSSILIEDNILDDIPDWSEIARAQKMNTEVRRAIFVSIMSAQDFLDAFANIEKLNLKNKQSLEIPRVLVHCLTMEGTSGSYNPFYTLLAIKLCQHNHHIAKSFQFMFWDMTKKFEHEEDSSDEEGFASGEEMDENESLKKISCQGKFFGTLLAEEVLKLDVFKHVPLMGGLNEDGTLFMEVLLFQFLLSIGKKCEKKTKKGSQRIYTYEDGVFERLIEQGLKLENKSSIFMALKVFLGKRLKYHAYITEPKDSKGYEREKRRLDWATSRFGEVLADEIEPSE; translated from the coding sequence AtgcgatgcgatgagcaAAAGAGTTGTGCACAACAGACCTTGGACATGTCGAAATCTCATGGGATCCGAATTCCCGGCGTGTtgcttgatgagctgaaaGCTACTGACTATGACGGTGATGACAGATTTGCGACCAAAAAGCGGAAGCAAAGCTCGCAGATAGGCAGAAAGGAAAAGCGAAAGCAGCAAAGAATGGCGAAGAAGCAAACCAGACAGGGCCACAAACAAGAGTCTGAAAGAAAGGGCCAAGGGCATGAGAGTAAAGGTCATGCCAAAGTCAAGAATAATAAAAACGCGAAGAAACCCTCAAAGCTCacagagaagaagcgccAGGCCGCCCCAGCCAAAGCGGCTAAAGATGTGAGTAATCCTTTCTCCTCCGACGATGAGCTTTCCTCTGGCGATTTcgaagaatttgatgaagaggatcTCGATTCAGAAGAGTGGGAGCAGTTGCGCGACTTAGAAGGCACggatgatgaagatgagaaggcagaagaagaagacgatgatgatTCTCATCAAAGCGTCAGCGAGAGCTCTGACGAAAGCGAAGCCACTATGACCCCTGAGGAAACCATGGCAGCTCTGAAAAGGGCtaaagagaagaaaaacGCTGCTCAAACTCAACAAGCAAGAGCTCAACATAGTgagagcgaagaagaagaagaagaagaagttgacgaGCAGCTTTCAGAGTTTGATGAGTCTGACTCCGGAGATGATTCCGAATCACAAGTTATGACTGTGGAGGAAACCATGGCTGCTCTGAAAAGGGctaaagagaagaagcttcaacaaaaacatgcTGCTAAGGCTGATAGACGTGAAGAGAGAAATGGCAGAAATATTAAAAACGCAGAAGAAGCGTTTTCTGGTCAAGATGAGTCGGAGGCTGAAGGTATGACCGCAGAGGAAACAATGGAAGCTTTGAAACAagccaaagagaagaagagaaaacagTCAAAGGGTCATGCCTCAAAGGACAGCAAAGACGAAAAGTTTGCTACGCCAGCTCTTTCCCCTTCAGAATTAGCTCAGGCTGAAAAGGATAAATGGGATTATGATTACTATGCCAAGAAACTGGGCATGAAAGGCAACAaaaagaaattgaaagcCAAGGATGATTTTGATGCCATCGGTGGCCTTCTCGAAGGGcttgatttctttgaaaactatACAAGCGACGAGGTTCAATCATCTAGCGGAGAAAGCGAAGAGGAACAATCAAGCGACGGGGGAGAAGATGAAAGCGAGCCTGAGGAGGGATCAAGTGACGCAGGGAAGGCATTTTCCTCTGACGACGAGATCTCAGAAGGCGACTTTGACGAAttcgatgaagaagacctGGATGAAGACGAGTGGGAACAGCTTAGGGAACTCGAAGGTGGAGAAAAGCCtgcaaaaagctcaaagaaggagAACCCGTACGCCGCGCCTGTGTCTGCAGCTTCCGCATACGTTCCACCTTCTCTccgaaagaagaacttaGAAAACGTTGAATCCGAAACCGCGATCGAGGTTGGAAAAAAGGTCAAGTCATCTTTGAACAAACTATCTGAATCGAACATTACTGTCATAGTTAGCGCGCTCAACGAAATTTACGACTCATATCCAAGACAGCTTGTCAACGAAGCACTTGCACATCAAACGCTGCAAATTGTTGCTCACCGTGATAAGTTGCTGGATAGCTTCATTATAAACTACGCGGCTGTTGTTTATAGTTTGTGGAGATTGAGAGGAACAGAAGTCGGAGCCTCATTCATACAAACGTGGGTCGAAAGACTTCTTGAGTCGTATCACAGTGAGCAGCAGAGGCTCGAAAACGAGAAAGAGCATGGCGGCCCTCTGATTGCATCGAAAGAGTGTAACAACCTGATAGCATTGCTTTCTTACTGTTACAACTTTGGCCTTATTTCTTGCCGTCTGGTCTATGACTTGGTCAAGGTTCTCATCAGCACCCCTAATGAATTCACAACCGAGCTTTTGCTTAGAGTAATATCAATATCTGGGCAGCTGATCCGTGGCGACGACCCTAAAGCATTGAAAGAAATTATTGTGGAGCTCTTGAACAGTGTTAAAACCGTTCAACAGTCCCCTAGAATGAAGTTTCTGCTAGAGGTTATGTctgatctcaaaaataatCGTCTGAAACCATCACTGTTAGCACTAAGTCATAGTGGGCTAAAGAAACAATTatcgaacttcttgagtAACACCGCGACTGCAGCCAACGATCCCTTACAGGTGAGCTTATATGATATTAATAACATCGAGACCAGGGGTAAGTGGTGGTTGGTTGGTGCGTCGTGGAAGGGAAACATGGATTCCGCCTTTGAGAGTAGAAATGATTCGAAAACAGGCTCTGATAACGCCATTCAATCAAGTATTCTCATTGAAGACAACATTCTCGATGATATACCGGATTGGAGCGAAATAGCAAGAGCACAAAAAATGAACACTGAGGTGAGAAGGGCTATTTTTGTAAGTATCATGTCCGCGCAGGACTTTCTGGACGCTTTTGCCAACATCGAGAAATTGAATCTCAAGAATAAACAGAGTTTAGAGATACCTAGGGTCCTGGTGCATTGTCTCACAATGGAAGGCACCTCCGGCTCCTACAATCCATTCTATACGCTTTTAGCGATCAAATTATGCCAGCATAACCACCATATCGCAAAGTCCTTTCAATTCATGTTCTGGGACATGACAAAAAAGTTCGAGCACGAAGAGGActcttctgatgaagaaggctTTGCGTCCGGAGAAGAAATGGATGAAAACGAAAGCCTTAAGAAAATTTCCTGCCAAGGAAAGTTTTTTGGTACTCTTCTAGCAGAGGAGGTCCTGAAGCTTGACGTCTTCAAGCATGTTCCTCTCATGGGAGGATTGAACGAGGACGGAACTTTATTTATggaagttcttcttttccagtTTCTGCTATCCATCGGAAAGAAGTGcgaaaagaaaaccaagaaaGGTTCCCAAAGGATATACACTTATGAAGATGGCGTTTTTGAGAGACTTATCGAACAAGGGCTGAAACTGGAAAATAAATCAAGCATATTCATGGCCCTCAAAGTGTTCCTTGGCAAAAGACTCAAGTATCATGCTTATATTACAGAACCCAAGGATTCGAAGGGCTACGAGAGggaaaaaagaagactaGATTGGGCTACATCGCGTTTCGGGGAGGTTCTTGCAGATGAAATTGAGCCTTCTGAGTAG
- the NUP2 gene encoding nucleoporin NUP2 (similar to uniprot|P32499 Saccharomyces cerevisiae YLR335W NUP2 Protein involved in nucleocytoplasmic transport binds to either the nucleoplasmic or cytoplasmic faces of the nuclear pore complex depending on Ran-GTP levels also has a role in chromatin organization) has protein sequence MFGCNSHRSCSRDKCLKLMHITYYVYVAWSSENLDIFHSAQYSVTAITLRSCCVCRGSTPRSGIDFCRASARDIFLVDRLQNVKSVLDSFDGSSQGFLKLVTTPFRAMAKRIADAQITRESLATDADDQEVDLEPSNGFKKASNDVMRTRRIAQPRKKRQLGAGAGTSAESSMANAFSFSGGPSSTAGAGASRATTSDAAQGARRKALNLQFQAKIAQFIAADPCADLSSVFAQYQKYFRDTQSAEKPAAQPAAEIAAKPAAKPAAKPAAPAAKSDSESDSDDGDVKVQGPTFTLTQKPTTTSSVFSFGPKKPAKRDPSDSESEVEIKGPQFTFQNNAASKPSDSVFKLKPEATEADSKPSETSEKAKGQAQPHQPKFSFGAEKATKPAFTFGKPAAVEDKPTQEKPAFSFSFGANKTSDDSSKTASALGSSSEPSKPDTEQKAAPFSFSKSSAAPAQEANPKPFSFSQPAATANKQDGSVKPSFTFGQPAADKPKPSFTFGAPGNASAASGEAQKDGSGEKPKPFTFGASSSPAAPSFSFGKPAAAAASKEPPSGGFKFSLPFSSNTSAPAAGQNASQSTEANGSEPAATEKAEAAPETKPEAASEPKADTEQGQAMVMSNGEEAENLLFSKRAKLMVINPETKAYESRGVGELKLLQNKDDKAKVRILCRSDGMGHILLNTKVVKSFQYTPADADKENFVKCPVVNADGKLENYIIRVKQKADGRQLCKSISDAQESM, from the coding sequence ATGTTTGGGTGTAACAGTCACAGGTCCTGTTCACGTGACAAATGCTTAAAACTGATGCATATCACATATTACGTATATGTCGCCTGGTCCTCAGAAAATCTGGACATTTTCCATAGCGCCCAGTATAGTGTAACGGCTATCACATTACGCTCTTGCTGTGTATGCCGGGGTTCGACTCCCCGCAGTGGAATCGATTTTTGTCGGGCTAGCGCTCGTGATATCTTTTTGGTAGACAGACTTCAGAATGTAAAAAGCGTCTTGGACAGCTTCGATGGTTCTTCACAGggtttcttgaagcttgtcaCGACACCTTTCCGAGCCATGGCTAAGCGTATTGCGGACGCGCAGATAACAAGAGAGAGCTTGGCGACAGACGCTGACGACCAAGAAGTGGACTTGGAGCCTAGCAAcggcttcaagaaagcgTCGAATGATGTAATGCGCACACGCAGGATAGCGCAACccaggaagaagagacagcTAGGGGCCGGCGCCGGGACCAGTGCTGAATCCAGCATGGCCAATGCGTTTTCGTTTTCCGGCGGCCCAAGCTCAACAGCCGGAGCCGGCGCAAGCCGTGCTACCACCAGCGACGCAGCTCAAGGCGCACGTCGTAAGGCTCTCAACCTGCAGTTCCAGGCTAAGATCGCACAGTTCATCGCTGCGGACCCTTGTGCAGACCTTTCCAGCGTTTTTGCGCAGTACCAGAAGTACTTCCGCGACACACAGTCAGCCGAAAAGCCCGCCGCGCAGCCTGCCGCGGAAATCGCTGCAAAACCCGCTGCGAAGCCTGCTGCGAAGCCCGCTGCTCCGGCCGCAAAGTCAGACTCTGAaagcgacagcgacgacgGCGACGTCAAAGTTCAGGGTCCTACGTTTACTCTGACCCAGAAGCCCACTACGACCAGTTCGGTATTTAGCTTCGGGCCCAAGAAGCCTGCAAAGCGCGATCCATCTGACTCCGAGAGCGAAGTCGAGATCAAAGGGCCCCAATTTACATTCCAGAATAACGCGGCGTCCAAGCCTTCCGATAGCGTCTTCAAATTGAAGCCTGAAGCCACGGAAGCCGATTCAAAGCCATCTGAAACCTCGGAAAAGGCCAAAGGCCAGGCTCAGCCACATCAACCAAAATTCTCATTTGGCGCTGAGAAAGCGACCAAGCCAGCTTTCACTTTCGGCAAGCCCGCCGCTGTCGAGGATAAGCCTACACAGGAAAAGCCCGCATTCTCGTTTTCCTTTGGTGCTAACAAGACCAGCGATGACAGCTCCAAGACTGCATCCGCCCTTGGCTCATCCTCAGAGCCTTCGAAACCTGACACAGAGCAGAAGGCAGCACCATTCTCGTTTTCCAAGAGCAGCGCCGCTCCCGCTCAAGAGGCAAATCCTAAACCCTTCTCGTTCAGTCAACCCGCTGCTACTGCCAACAAACAAGATGGCTCAGTGAAACCTTCTTTCACCTTCGGGCAACCAGCAGCTGACAAACCTAAACCTTCCTTCACGTTTGGGGCTCCAGGCAACGCCTCAGCCGCTTCAGGAGAGGCGCAAAAGGACGGTTCTGGCGAGAAGCCAAAGCCTTTTACATTCGGTGCCTCGAGCAGCCCAGCTGCTCCAAGTTTCAGCTTCGGcaagccagcagcagcagcagcgtcTAAGGAACCACCATCCGGCGGGTTCAAATTCAGTTtgcccttttcttccaacACATCTGCACCTGCGGCGGGACAAAACGCCTCGCAGTCAACTGAAGCCAACGGTTCTGAGCCTGCTGCAACAGAAAAGGCCGAGGCAGCACCTGAGACTAAACCAGAAGCAGCTTCAGAACCAAAGGCGGACACTGAGCAGGGTCAAGCCATGGTCATGTCTAATGGTGAGGAGGCCGAGAATTTGTTATTTTCTAAGCGCGCCAAGCTGATGGTAATTAATCCAGAGACCAAGGCTTATGAGTCCCGTGGTGTCGGGGAgctgaagcttcttcaaaacaaagacGACAAGGCAAAAGTTCGGATCCTGTGCAGATCAGATGGTATGGGCCACATTCTTTTGAACACCAAGGTCGTTAAGAGCTTCCAGTATACTCCAGCTGACGCAGATAAAGAAAACTTTGTCAAGTGTCCCGTTGTCAACGCAGATGGTAAGCTAGAAAACTACATCATAAGGGTAAAGCAGAAAGCCGACGGCCGTCAGCTGTGTAAATCTATATCAGATGCACAGGAATCCATGTAA
- the RPS25B gene encoding 40S ribosomal protein eS25 (some similarities with uniprot|P07282 Saccharomyces cerevisiae YLR333c RPS31B and some similarites with uniprot|P07282 Saccharomyces cerevisiae YGR027c RPS31A), protein MPPKQQLSKAQKAAAAMAGGKKSKKKWSKKSHKDKAQHAIILDQEKYDRIMKEVPTYRYVSVSVLVDRLKLGGSLARVVLRQLEQDGVIKPISKHSTQAIYARATAA, encoded by the coding sequence ATGCctccaaaacaacaattGTCTAAGGCCCAGAaggccgccgccgccatGGCCGGTGGTAAgaagtccaagaagaagtggTCCAAGAAGTCCCACAAGGACAAGGCCCAGCACGCTATCATCTTGGACCAGGAGAAGTACGACAGAATCATGAAGGAGGTCCCAACCTACAGATACGTCTCTGTCTCCGTTCTGGTCGACAGATTGAAGCTCGGTGGCTCTTTGGCCAGAGTTGTGTTGAGACAGTTGGAGCAAGACGGTGTCATCAAGCCAATCTCCAAGCACTCCACTCAGGCCATCTACGCTAGAGCCACTGCTGCTTAA
- a CDS encoding uncharacterized protein (similar to uniprot|P53217 Saccharomyces cerevisiae YGR026W Protein of unknown function green fluorescent protein (GFP)-fusion protein localizes to the cell periphery), whose product MAVQKIIRKKPKAKVDPLAKQKIIWTAGHGLTLACGAIYAVFYLFQCLTFYRYRSWKTLFLIARPPINKPRTWLKWLWRLFPQISYRLSVIGVFLSYGVTSYQNWNALNPSWYDLLSKENFQSILIACLWLFSRATIFKLIPFMLTSYLHLTVKENESEEKESSAQNTQLLHVIAYSELIVAGILFLDTISFKGASGFVLALYLAIYWLRLNFSPYAQVTLLRLVVKLDKKVPPKFESQWKQVKEFLYLRMDESKKKRAEIAKPY is encoded by the coding sequence ATGGCTGTTCAAAAGATCATTAGGAAGAAACCTAAGGCCAAGGTCGACCCGCTCGCCAAGCAGAAGATCATCTGGACTGCGGGCCACGGTCTGACCCTTGCTTGCGGGGCCATCTACGCTGTCTTTTACCTGTTCCAGTGCTTAACCTTTTACAGGTACCGTTCCTGGAAGACGCTGTTTTTAATCGCCAGACCACCTATCAACAAGCCCAGAACGTGGCTGAAGTGGTTATGGCGCCTGTTCCCGCAAATCTCATACCGCTTGTCCGTAATTGGGGTGTTTCTCTCCTACGGTGTTACCAGCTATCAGAACTGGAACGCGCTCAACCCTAGCTGGTACGATCTGTTGAGCAAGGAGAATTTCCAGAGCATTCTGATTGCGTGCTTGTGGCTCTTCAGCCGGGCGactattttcaaattaATCCCATTCATGCTCACCAGCTACCTGCACCTCACAGTCAAGGAAAATGAAAGCGAAGAGAAGGAGTCAAGCGCGCAAAATACACAGCTGCTGCACGTCATAGCGTACTCGGAGTTGATCGTGGCGGGCATCCTATTTTTGGACAcgatttctttcaagggcGCGTCTGGGTTTGTACTGGCGTTGTACCTGGCCATCTATTGGCTCAGACTTAACTTCTCGCCCTACGCCCAAGTCACGTTGTTGAGACTTGTGGTCAAACTCGACAAAAAGGTGCCACCCAAGTTCGAGTCGCAGTGGAAGCAGGTCAAAGAGTTTCTCTACCTGAGAATGGAcgagagcaagaagaaaagggcgGAGATCGCGAAGCCATACTAG